The following coding sequences are from one uncultured Desulfobacter sp. window:
- a CDS encoding IS110 family transposase: protein MTKRSKNSTLIQIVHPICCGLDVHKDKISACLITVDANGKEQHEIREFSSFTQDLQKMKTWLIKNSCPVVAMESTGVYWHPVYNTIEATMEVVLVNARHIKNVPGRKTDICDSKWLAGLLRHGLVKGSFIPPEQVREWRELSRLRKIYTESLADYKRRVHKLFITANIKIDSVVSDLFGLTGLNLIDLLCKNDEVTLEKVQECTKGSLKKKIPELYLSLHGYFKDHHRFQLIGMMEAIEMFQKQIEQINVRLEILTRDHENLLERLDEVPGIDKKSAQSVLGEVGVTLNEFKSMVAFVAWAGLCPGNNESAGKRKSGRNAVRNHPFKTILVQIAWAAIKTKGSYYKAKYYKLKARRGAKKAIVAIAHRIAKAIYNIIKNGDRYRDLGEEYLSKPNKQRMLKNLAKKADELGMKLVPCEG, encoded by the coding sequence ATGACCAAGAGATCAAAAAATAGCACATTAATCCAAATCGTTCACCCAATTTGTTGTGGTTTGGATGTTCACAAAGACAAAATTTCGGCCTGTTTAATCACTGTTGATGCTAATGGGAAAGAACAGCATGAGATTCGAGAGTTTTCATCATTTACTCAAGATTTGCAAAAAATGAAAACGTGGTTGATTAAAAATAGCTGTCCTGTAGTGGCAATGGAAAGTACCGGGGTATATTGGCATCCGGTTTATAACACCATCGAAGCTACGATGGAGGTCGTTTTGGTTAATGCCAGGCATATTAAAAATGTTCCCGGCAGGAAAACAGACATTTGTGACAGTAAATGGCTTGCCGGGCTGCTTCGTCATGGGTTGGTAAAAGGGAGTTTTATCCCTCCCGAACAGGTCCGTGAATGGCGAGAATTAAGCCGATTGAGAAAGATATATACAGAATCTCTCGCTGATTATAAGCGACGTGTTCATAAACTATTTATCACGGCAAATATTAAAATTGATTCGGTCGTTTCTGATTTGTTCGGGCTTACCGGTTTGAATCTCATTGATTTGTTATGCAAAAACGATGAAGTGACCTTGGAGAAAGTTCAGGAATGCACAAAAGGAAGTCTTAAAAAGAAAATTCCTGAATTGTACCTAAGCCTCCATGGATATTTTAAAGATCATCATCGATTCCAACTGATTGGCATGATGGAGGCCATTGAGATGTTTCAAAAACAGATTGAACAGATTAATGTCAGATTGGAAATACTTACCCGTGACCATGAAAATTTACTGGAAAGACTAGATGAAGTTCCCGGAATCGATAAAAAATCAGCACAATCTGTTCTTGGAGAAGTCGGGGTCACACTGAATGAGTTTAAAAGCATGGTCGCTTTTGTTGCATGGGCCGGATTGTGCCCTGGCAACAATGAAAGCGCAGGTAAAAGGAAAAGTGGCAGGAACGCGGTTCGAAATCATCCATTCAAAACGATTTTAGTCCAGATCGCCTGGGCCGCGATCAAGACGAAGGGTTCATATTACAAAGCCAAGTATTATAAGCTCAAAGCCAGACGAGGTGCCAAAAAAGCGATTGTTGCCATAGCCCATAGAATTGCAAAAGCCATTTACAACATCATCAAGAATGGAGACAGATATAGAGACCTCGGAGAAGAATACTTAAGCAAGCCCAACAAACAAAGGATGTTGAAAAATTTGGCAAAAAAGGCTGATGAATTAGGGATGAAACTTGTTCCTTGTGAAGGTTAA
- a CDS encoding efflux RND transporter periplasmic adaptor subunit, which produces MVQELEKVMEESVCQDVEIIFPAPVENTSVMRHHNAFSKANQLQAVATFPIRLNNKITGALTCERIDGPPFDQETVSTISLICVQSARHLHDLRTGDRWFGARLAAGAREKLAGLLGVENTLAKAGGVLLAVLVAVLILVKVNFRIEAPFVIQTDSVAYLPASFDGYIDQVKVDVGDIVNQGDMMLTLDTRELLLEESNAVANQVRYDREAQKARASNYLSEMKISQALSAQARAQLKIVRYHLKNAQVRAPFAGVVVEGDLEKMLGAPVRKGDVLFKIAKLDKTYVELDVDEKDIHHIRENAPGRIAFISQPKFKYDIAVKRVDPVAVSKEEGNKFIVRCEFTQNPADWWRPGMSGIAKINAGKKSIAWIITRRTIDFCRLFLWW; this is translated from the coding sequence GTGGTCCAGGAACTTGAAAAAGTGATGGAAGAATCCGTATGCCAGGATGTTGAAATCATTTTCCCGGCACCCGTGGAAAACACATCTGTCATGCGTCATCATAACGCTTTTTCAAAAGCGAACCAGCTTCAGGCAGTGGCCACCTTTCCCATACGCTTAAACAATAAAATTACCGGGGCCCTGACCTGCGAGCGGATCGACGGCCCTCCCTTTGACCAGGAAACCGTGTCCACCATCAGCCTTATCTGCGTGCAGTCGGCCCGGCACCTTCATGACCTCAGGACCGGGGACCGGTGGTTTGGTGCCAGGCTGGCGGCCGGTGCAAGAGAAAAACTGGCCGGACTTCTGGGCGTTGAAAACACCCTTGCCAAAGCAGGCGGGGTATTGCTGGCCGTGCTTGTGGCCGTGTTGATTCTCGTCAAAGTGAATTTTCGCATAGAAGCTCCGTTTGTCATCCAGACAGACAGTGTCGCCTACCTGCCCGCCTCTTTTGACGGTTATATCGATCAGGTAAAAGTGGATGTCGGTGACATTGTTAATCAAGGAGATATGATGCTCACCCTGGACACCCGGGAACTTCTTTTGGAAGAATCCAATGCAGTGGCCAACCAGGTACGCTACGACAGGGAGGCACAAAAGGCCAGAGCGTCCAATTACCTGTCGGAAATGAAGATATCCCAGGCCCTTTCCGCCCAGGCCCGGGCACAATTGAAAATTGTCCGGTACCACCTTAAAAATGCACAGGTCCGTGCCCCTTTTGCAGGCGTTGTGGTTGAAGGGGATCTTGAAAAAATGCTGGGGGCACCTGTGCGCAAGGGTGATGTGTTATTCAAAATTGCAAAGTTAGATAAAACCTATGTGGAGCTGGATGTGGATGAAAAGGATATTCACCATATCCGGGAAAATGCCCCCGGCCGGATCGCCTTTATCAGCCAGCCCAAATTCAAGTATGACATTGCCGTCAAAAGGGTAGACCCTGTGGCCGTATCCAAGGAAGAGGGAAACAAATTCATTGTCCGGTGTGAGTTCACACAGAACCCGGCAGACTGGTGGCGTCCGGGGATGAGCGGCATTGCCAAAATCAATGCAGGGAAAAAAAGCATTGCCTGGATCATCACCCGGCGAACCATTGATTTTTGCCGGCTGTTTTTATGGTGGTGA